One Streptomyces fagopyri DNA window includes the following coding sequences:
- the trmD gene encoding tRNA (guanosine(37)-N1)-methyltransferase TrmD, which yields MRLDVVTIFPEYLDPLNVSLVGKARARGQLNVHVHDLREWTYDRHNTVDDTPYGGGPGMVMKTDPWGEALDSVLADGYETGSHEPALVVPTPSGRPFTQELAVELSERPWLVFTPARYEGIDRRVIDEYATRMPVHEVSIGDYVLAGGEAAVLVVTEAVARLLPGVLGNAESHRDDSFAPGAMANLLEGPVYTKPPEWRGREIPDVLLSGHHGKIARWRRDEALRRTTANRPDLIERCEASLFDKKDREMLSILGWQPDPDGRFWRRPEAVEE from the coding sequence ATGCGGCTGGACGTCGTCACGATCTTCCCGGAGTACCTGGACCCCCTGAACGTCTCGCTCGTCGGCAAGGCACGCGCGCGTGGACAGCTGAACGTGCACGTGCACGATCTCCGGGAGTGGACGTACGACCGCCACAACACGGTCGACGACACCCCGTACGGCGGCGGCCCCGGCATGGTCATGAAGACCGACCCCTGGGGCGAGGCCTTGGACTCCGTACTGGCCGACGGCTACGAGACGGGCTCGCACGAGCCCGCCCTCGTCGTGCCCACGCCCAGCGGACGCCCCTTCACCCAGGAACTCGCCGTCGAACTGTCCGAGCGCCCCTGGCTGGTGTTCACCCCCGCCCGCTACGAGGGCATCGACCGCCGCGTCATCGACGAGTACGCCACCCGCATGCCCGTCCACGAGGTGTCCATCGGCGACTACGTGCTCGCCGGCGGCGAGGCGGCCGTCCTCGTCGTCACGGAGGCCGTCGCACGTCTGCTCCCGGGCGTCCTCGGCAACGCCGAGTCCCACCGGGACGACTCCTTCGCACCCGGGGCCATGGCCAACCTCCTGGAGGGCCCCGTCTACACCAAGCCCCCCGAGTGGCGCGGCCGGGAGATCCCCGACGTGCTGCTCAGCGGCCACCACGGCAAGATCGCCCGCTGGCGCCGCGACGAGGCACTGCGCCGCACGACGGCCAACCGGCCCGACCTCATCGAGCGCTGCGAGGCGTCCCTCTTCGACAAGAAGGACCGCGAGATGCTCTCCATCCTGGGGTGGCAGCCGGATCCCGACGGCCGATTTTGGCGCAGACCCGAGGCCGTGGAAGAATAG
- the lepB gene encoding signal peptidase I, which produces MNTEAQHTERDRSSHPAESVENTDTEGAEGRSRFALSDRVVEWVPGGRITLTVLVCLLFLVGFSTFVAQPFEIPSSSMEPGLRIGDRVLVNKLAYRFGAEPQRGDIVVFDGTGYFGNADYVKRVVGVGGDHVVCCDKKGRLEVNGRSVDESTFLYPGDSPSEVPFDVEVPAGGLFLLGDHRSDSSDSRDHLGSPGGGMIPVGDVIGRADWIAWPSDDWTRLRRAGAYARVPAADGAHG; this is translated from the coding sequence ATGAACACCGAAGCACAGCACACGGAGCGCGACCGCTCCTCCCACCCCGCAGAGTCCGTGGAGAACACGGACACCGAGGGGGCGGAGGGACGGTCGCGTTTCGCGTTGTCGGACCGGGTCGTGGAGTGGGTCCCCGGCGGCCGGATCACGCTGACCGTGCTGGTCTGTCTGCTGTTCCTGGTCGGTTTCAGCACCTTCGTGGCGCAGCCCTTCGAGATTCCCAGCAGCTCGATGGAGCCGGGATTGAGGATCGGGGACCGCGTTCTCGTAAATAAGTTGGCGTACCGTTTCGGTGCTGAGCCGCAGCGGGGAGACATCGTCGTGTTCGACGGCACCGGCTACTTCGGGAACGCCGACTACGTCAAACGCGTCGTCGGTGTGGGGGGAGACCACGTGGTCTGCTGCGACAAGAAGGGGAGGCTCGAGGTGAACGGCCGTTCGGTCGACGAGTCGACGTTTCTGTATCCGGGGGACAGCCCGTCGGAGGTGCCCTTCGACGTCGAGGTGCCCGCCGGCGGCCTGTTCCTGCTGGGGGACCACCGCAGCGACTCCAGCGACTCCCGGGACCACCTGGGGTCCCCCGGGGGCGGCATGATCCCCGTCGGCGACGTCATCGGCCGAGCCGACTGGATCGCCTGGCCCTCGGACGACTGGACCCGTCTGAGGCGCGCCGGCGCCTACGCGCGCGTCCCGGCAGCGGACGGTGCCCATGGGTAA
- the rimM gene encoding ribosome maturation factor RimM (Essential for efficient processing of 16S rRNA), producing the protein MQLVVARVGRAHGIKGEVTVEVRTDEPEVRLAPGAVLATDPASTGPLTIETGRVHSGRLLLRFEGVRDRTAAEALRNTLLIADVDPDEQPEDPDEYYDHQLMDLDVVTKDGDEVGRITEISHLPAQDLFVVERPDGTEVLIPFVEEIVIEIDLDEQRAVIDPPPGLIDDRAEIASSRDSTGEEA; encoded by the coding sequence GTGCAGCTGGTAGTCGCTCGCGTCGGCCGCGCCCACGGCATCAAGGGCGAGGTCACCGTCGAGGTACGTACCGACGAGCCGGAAGTCAGACTCGCCCCCGGCGCCGTCCTGGCCACCGACCCCGCCTCCACCGGTCCGCTGACCATCGAGACGGGCCGCGTGCACAGCGGCCGTCTGCTGCTCCGTTTCGAGGGCGTACGCGACCGCACCGCCGCCGAGGCGCTGCGCAACACCCTGCTCATCGCCGACGTCGACCCCGACGAGCAGCCCGAGGACCCGGACGAGTACTACGACCACCAGCTGATGGACCTGGACGTGGTCACCAAGGACGGTGACGAGGTCGGACGGATCACCGAGATCTCGCACCTGCCGGCGCAGGACCTGTTCGTGGTCGAACGGCCCGACGGCACCGAGGTCCTGATCCCGTTCGTCGAGGAGATCGTCATCGAGATCGACCTGGACGAGCAGCGAGCCGTCATCGACCCGCCGCCGGGCCTGATCGACGACCGCGCCGAGATCGCGTCCTCCCGGGACTCCACCGGGGAAGAGGCGTAA
- the proS gene encoding proline--tRNA ligase, with protein MAKAPVLTPQAEDFPRWYQDLINKAELADNGPVRGTMIIRPYGYGLWERMQQEMDARIKTAGAQNAYFPLFIPQSYLTKEAEHVEGFAPELAVVTHGGGKELEEPVVVRPTSETIINASFSKWVQSYRDLPLLINQWANVVRWEMRPRVFLRTTEFLWQEGHTAHATYEDARDYAAYIHKEVYEDFMVDVLGIDVLLGRKTPRERFAGAINTLTLEGMMGDGKALQMGTSHELGQNFAKAFNTQYLSKDGRQELVWQTSWGSSTRMVGGLIMSHGDDSGLRVPPRLAPVQAVVLAIKDDEAVLAKVREIGDRLSAAGVRVQVDDRTDTPFGRRAVDWELKGVPVRIEVGPRDLENGTAMLARRIPGGKEPVALDALAGLLPAVLEEDQALLLRQSRERRESRTSDVATVEQAVEAAAAGGWARIPWADLGEEGEARLAEHSVTVRCLVAEDGSVPDSDDAPGNVAVVARAY; from the coding sequence ATGGCAAAGGCACCTGTTCTCACGCCCCAGGCGGAAGACTTCCCGCGCTGGTACCAGGACCTGATCAACAAGGCCGAACTGGCCGACAACGGGCCGGTGCGCGGCACCATGATCATCCGGCCCTACGGGTACGGGCTGTGGGAACGGATGCAGCAGGAGATGGACGCCCGCATCAAGACGGCGGGCGCCCAGAACGCGTACTTCCCGCTCTTCATCCCCCAGTCGTACCTGACGAAGGAGGCCGAGCACGTCGAGGGCTTCGCCCCCGAGCTCGCCGTCGTCACGCACGGCGGCGGCAAGGAGCTGGAGGAGCCGGTCGTCGTCCGCCCCACCTCCGAGACGATCATCAACGCCTCCTTCTCCAAGTGGGTGCAGAGCTACCGCGACCTGCCGCTGCTGATCAACCAGTGGGCGAACGTGGTCCGTTGGGAGATGCGCCCGCGCGTGTTCCTCCGCACCACCGAGTTCCTGTGGCAGGAGGGCCACACCGCCCACGCCACGTACGAGGACGCCCGGGACTACGCCGCGTACATCCACAAGGAGGTGTACGAGGACTTCATGGTCGACGTCCTGGGCATCGACGTACTGCTCGGCCGCAAGACCCCGCGCGAGCGGTTCGCGGGCGCGATCAACACCCTCACGCTCGAAGGCATGATGGGCGACGGCAAGGCCCTCCAGATGGGCACCAGCCACGAACTCGGCCAGAACTTCGCGAAGGCCTTCAACACCCAGTACCTGTCCAAGGACGGCAGGCAGGAACTCGTCTGGCAGACCTCCTGGGGGTCCTCGACCCGCATGGTCGGTGGCCTGATCATGTCGCACGGCGACGACAGCGGGCTGCGGGTGCCGCCCCGGCTCGCCCCCGTGCAGGCCGTCGTCCTGGCGATCAAGGACGACGAAGCGGTTCTGGCCAAGGTCCGCGAGATCGGCGACCGGCTCTCGGCGGCGGGCGTACGGGTCCAGGTGGACGACCGTACCGACACCCCCTTCGGACGGCGCGCGGTCGACTGGGAACTCAAGGGCGTACCGGTTCGCATCGAGGTCGGGCCCCGTGACCTGGAGAACGGCACCGCGATGCTGGCCCGCCGCATCCCCGGCGGCAAGGAACCGGTCGCCCTCGACGCCCTGGCGGGACTGCTCCCCGCCGTCCTGGAGGAGGACCAGGCGCTGCTCCTGAGGCAGTCGCGCGAGCGCCGTGAGTCCCGTACGTCGGACGTGGCGACGGTCGAGCAGGCCGTCGAGGCCGCCGCGGCCGGTGGCTGGGCCCGCATTCCGTGGGCCGACCTCGGCGAAGAGGGCGAGGCCAGGCTGGCCGAGCACTCCGTGACCGTACGGTGTCTGGTCGCCGAGGACGGGTCGGTGCCCGACAGCGACGACGCACCCGGTAACGTCGCCGTCGTGGCGCGCGCCTACTGA
- a CDS encoding RNA-binding protein → MLEEALEHLVKGIVDNPDDVQVASRDLRRGRVLEVRVHPDDLGKVIGRNGRTARALRTVVGAIGGRGVRVDLVDVDHVR, encoded by the coding sequence ATGCTCGAGGAGGCTCTCGAGCACCTCGTGAAGGGCATCGTCGACAACCCCGACGACGTGCAGGTCGCCTCGCGCGACCTGCGCCGCGGGCGCGTACTGGAGGTCCGGGTCCACCCCGACGACCTCGGTAAGGTGATCGGCCGCAACGGCCGCACCGCGCGCGCTCTGCGTACGGTCGTCGGCGCCATCGGCGGCCGCGGTGTCCGCGTCGACCTCGTCGACGTGGACCACGTCCGCTGA
- the rplS gene encoding 50S ribosomal protein L19, translating into MSHLLDSVDSASLRTDVPAFRPGDTVNVHVRVIEGNRSRVQQFKGVVIRRQGAGVRETFTVRKVSFSVGVERTFPVHTPIVEKIELVTRGDVRRAKLYYLRDLRGKAAKIKEKRDN; encoded by the coding sequence ATGTCTCACCTGCTCGACTCCGTCGACAGCGCCTCGCTGCGCACCGACGTCCCGGCCTTCCGCCCGGGTGACACCGTCAACGTCCACGTGCGCGTCATCGAGGGCAACCGCTCTCGTGTGCAGCAGTTCAAGGGCGTCGTCATCCGTCGCCAGGGCGCCGGTGTCCGCGAGACCTTCACGGTCCGCAAGGTCTCCTTCTCGGTCGGCGTCGAGCGCACCTTCCCGGTGCACACCCCGATCGTCGAGAAGATCGAGCTCGTCACCCGCGGTGACGTGCGTCGCGCGAAGCTGTACTACCTCCGTGACCTGCGCGGCAAGGCCGCGAAGATCAAGGAGAAGCGCGACAACTGA
- the rpsP gene encoding 30S ribosomal protein S16: MAVKIKLKRLGKIRSPHYRIVVADSRTRRDGRAIEEIGLYHPVQNPSRIEVDTDRAQYWLGVGAQPTEPVLAILKLTGDWQKFKGLPAPAPLLVAEPKASRPLFDALGGDDEGKGEAITQKKKAEKKDEAAAESASTEA, from the coding sequence GTGGCAGTCAAGATCAAGCTGAAGCGTCTGGGCAAGATCCGTTCGCCTCACTACCGCATCGTCGTCGCCGACTCCCGTACCCGCCGTGATGGCCGGGCCATCGAGGAGATCGGCCTGTACCACCCGGTGCAGAACCCCTCGCGCATCGAGGTCGACACGGACCGCGCGCAGTACTGGCTGGGTGTCGGCGCGCAGCCGACCGAGCCCGTGCTCGCCATCCTCAAGCTGACCGGCGACTGGCAGAAGTTCAAGGGTCTGCCCGCCCCCGCTCCGCTGCTCGTCGCCGAGCCGAAGGCGTCGCGCCCGCTGTTCGACGCCCTGGGCGGCGACGACGAGGGCAAGGGTGAGGCCATCACCCAGAAGAAGAAGGCTGAGAAGAAGGACGAGGCCGCGGCCGAGTCCGCGTCGACCGAGGCCTGA